The Desulfobulbus propionicus DSM 2032 DNA segment CCGTTTGAGCTCCTCCCGTCCCTGTTCCTGCTGCACCACATGCGCCAGTTCATGCGCCAGCAACCGCCGCCCTTCCTGGGAATGGGGACGGTATTCCCCCGCGCCGAAATAGACCTCGCCGCCGGTGGTGAAGGCCCGGGCCGAAAGACCGGCCGCCAACCGCGCCGCCGCGTCATCGGTATGGACGCGTACCCGGCTCAGGTCGGTACCGAGTCGAGGTTCGAAAAAGGCCCGTTCGCGGCCGGGCAGCGGATGACCGCCACCGCGACCAAGCGCGAGGGGCTGGCCATCGGCAGAGGTGGCCGTTGTTCCCGGCACGGCCTTGCGGCGCACCTCTTCCTCCTGGTCGTTTTCCGCCCCGGGCCGCTGCCGCTCTTCCTCGTCGATCGGCACCGTGTCCGCCGCCTTGCGTTGGATCGGTCCATCGTGCATGGCCAGCACCCGGTCGGCAACGCTATCGGCCTCGTGCTCCAGGTGGTCATCGGTGGAACCGATGCGCAACTTGGTCTGCACCGGACTCTCGAGGGCCTCGCGCAGACTGGTGCGGTTGACCTCGATTCGGGTCGGCCGGATAACCGCCAGACGGCGGGCTCGGTGCTGCCTGCGGATATGCTGGAAGGATTTCATGGCGACCTCCTCTTTATCCTAATGAATCGTGCACGGTCAAAACGGTAGCGGCACCAGCTCGATCAGCACGTTGCCGGTCGAGGCCAACCGATTATGTCTCACCGTGCTGGCAAGCACATCATTGCTGGTGTAATTCTCAAGCAGATTGCCCGTGAAGGTGGCCCGGTCGCCGATGACCGATCCCATCCAGTCGGCATCCAAGGCGGCGCGAAACCAGGTATTGCCCTGACCGATAAAGACGGCCGCCACCACCGTGGTGCCATACCCGCTAAAGCTGTTGCCGGTCAGCATCAGCCGGGCGTAACCGTTCACCCGCTGGTTGAGCACCCGGTTGGTGCCCACCGAGCCTGGCGGCAGATTGGCCTTGATCGCCGTGATCCGGTTGTGGTCGATGTGCAGGTCCTCGCCGCCGCTGAGGACCGCGTTGCCCTCCAGGGAGAAGTTGACCACCCCCGCGTCGGGGTTGCGGTAGCCGGACACGCCGTTGGCGAGCAGCAGCCAGCCGTCGATCTCGCTCCCGGCCAGCACGCCGCCAACCTTGGCGCTTTCCAGGCGCAGGGCATAGTCGGGCTCGTAGCTGATCCAGTTGGCGACCAGATCCTCAATGGCCGCCACCGCCTCGTTGACGGTGATGCTATCGGCGGCCAGGACCTCGGACATGGTGGCGGTCGTCGGCTTGGGCGCCCGCATGGCTACCGCCTTGGGTGAGGCCACCTGCTCGAGCTTGGTCCGCCAGGTGGTGCGGATATCCTTGGGCAGGACGATGATCTGCTTCGCTACCTTGACCAGGGCCTCGTCAAAGGCGACCTTGTTGTCCAGCAGTTCCTCCTTGCTCAGACCAAGCAGGGCCTCGCTGATGACGTTGTTGCCCACCACCTCGACCCCGACCCACTCATTCCCACTTGACGAGACAACCTTCCGCTGAGCATAGAGCTGATTATTTTGCCAATCGAGACGGCAGACCGTGTTGCCCCGACCGCCGAGACTGATCATCGCCGGGCCGTTCGCCGTGGTGCTGGTGCGGGCGATACGGCAACCGGTGGTGCGGGAGAGGGCGGCCCGGATCGCCAACTGCCCGGCACGTTTGGCGAAGTCGAGCGTCAGGTTCTCCAGGATCACCTCATCGGCCTCGATACGCCAGGTGTCGCCGCCAAACAGAATGGTCACCGATTCAGGTCCCTGACCGCTGATCCGCAGGCTGCGCTTATCGGTGATCGCCGGCAGATCGCCCAACGCGTAGACGCCGCCCCGAAGGCAGAGCCACAGATCACTGGCGGTGGATTGGGCAAATTCCTCCAGCAGCACCGCCAGATGACCGGGGGAGGTCACCATGACCGCGCAGCCGCCGGCCGCCTTGTCGCACAACACCTTGAGCGCATCCTGGACCGTGACCACCGATTCGGGCAGCAGATCGCTGCACAGGCCGATGTCGCCCTTGTCGAGCGGCAGATCGCTGGCTTTGAAGTCGCACAGCAGCCGATCGAGCACCGGGGCCACATTGGCTTCACCGGCGGTCAGACCGAGCAACTGGCGTACCGAGGGCGAGCTGGCGCAGGCCGGTATGGTATAGGGCAACGAGGCGGCGTTGAGCTGGCAGAGCAGCCCATCGAGCGCGGCCTTGACCGTGAGCACGCCGTTGCTGTCCGGATCGAGCACTGCGGCCAGGCGGTTCTTGATCGACCGGGCCTCGCTGGCGCCGCAGGCGGGCAGCAGGTAGGCAATATCCTCGGCGCCGATGGCGCAAAGGGTGTCCAGGGCCTGCTGCACGTTGTCCGCGGTGCCGAACAGGCCGGAGCAGGTGTTGGTCAGGCCGATGTCCGCGGCTCTCAGATCGGTGAGCGGCGGAAAGTGCATACGGCGATGGAAGGCGTCGTCCTGGGCCTCCAGCTTGCGATTGAGCTTGATCTCGCCG contains these protein-coding regions:
- a CDS encoding DUF4157 domain-containing protein yields the protein MKSFQHIRRQHRARRLAVIRPTRIEVNRTSLREALESPVQTKLRIGSTDDHLEHEADSVADRVLAMHDGPIQRKAADTVPIDEEERQRPGAENDQEEEVRRKAVPGTTATSADGQPLALGRGGGHPLPGRERAFFEPRLGTDLSRVRVHTDDAAARLAAGLSARAFTTGGEVYFGAGEYRPHSQEGRRLLAHELAHVVQQEQGREELKRKIDRITVKKSGIDLYFSLGLYGSRSSATLASKWASDIEKQWNRQLKLKGMTIDAKIHVTAKAYPLFADSRLMQAMVPESNAVFVEQNGFRSVVQYSGWGRDPWSTGRWAADAAPLVVAHEVGHMMGLDDKYIDVPSLGSIDLPGYETDIMANFWNDNGKTEFTRAWCGVLLYYFFGYRT
- a CDS encoding DUF6519 domain-containing protein codes for the protein MKTQISRDAFQPEQRYSGVYLQQGRMITDADWNALTDIDKARVVAALRDAISGTTATGTVAGGAPRVGGLRIIADPADSDKLFIQPGTLYVEGVPARLDGPANLPINGQPDYPIQADYNGQSLRLYADVWERTVTGLEQPALLDAALHGADTATRTQTMLQVKWCPSSGANEVNPLDPEDNPPQGTGLMTLKLTLISSSADSCDPCAAQVKVDERIGNYLFRVEVHDFDPATGWLTLKWSRDNGAEACRATEMPTGFGQGDWVWEFFDRDTERLLGNHFVTNAKKVRGLIKETCTTPVGANEPKEYVRQWDGYLRINLTTQALGAGRDRGVPLAAGPVASTSHGRVNLTAGLVRINLERMELSLETTGKRFVPGDYWLAPVREAVHVSGQYVLPAMDDLAVPSQGEPPRGVRHHYLLLGEIKLNRKLEAQDDAFHRRMHFPPLTDLRAADIGLTNTCSGLFGTADNVQQALDTLCAIGAEDIAYLLPACGASEARSIKNRLAAVLDPDSNGVLTVKAALDGLLCQLNAASLPYTIPACASSPSVRQLLGLTAGEANVAPVLDRLLCDFKASDLPLDKGDIGLCSDLLPESVVTVQDALKVLCDKAAGGCAVMVTSPGHLAVLLEEFAQSTASDLWLCLRGGVYALGDLPAITDKRSLRISGQGPESVTILFGGDTWRIEADEVILENLTLDFAKRAGQLAIRAALSRTTGCRIARTSTTANGPAMISLGGRGNTVCRLDWQNNQLYAQRKVVSSSGNEWVGVEVVGNNVISEALLGLSKEELLDNKVAFDEALVKVAKQIIVLPKDIRTTWRTKLEQVASPKAVAMRAPKPTTATMSEVLAADSITVNEAVAAIEDLVANWISYEPDYALRLESAKVGGVLAGSEIDGWLLLANGVSGYRNPDAGVVNFSLEGNAVLSGGEDLHIDHNRITAIKANLPPGSVGTNRVLNQRVNGYARLMLTGNSFSGYGTTVVAAVFIGQGNTWFRAALDADWMGSVIGDRATFTGNLLENYTSNDVLASTVRHNRLASTGNVLIELVPLPF